The following are encoded in a window of Haloarcula halophila genomic DNA:
- a CDS encoding NifU family protein, translating to MSTETEDGDDLRERITNFLRRNFPQIQMHGGSAAIEEIDREEGSVTIRLGGACSGCGISPMTIQAIKTRMTKEIPEITEVVARTGMEQQEGMAGGSDGMSPSFPGESRGGDVTDDDEGPEAPF from the coding sequence ATGAGCACAGAGACTGAGGACGGAGACGACCTTCGCGAGCGCATCACGAACTTCCTGCGCCGGAACTTCCCGCAGATCCAGATGCACGGCGGTAGCGCCGCTATCGAAGAGATCGACCGCGAAGAGGGCAGCGTCACCATCCGTCTGGGCGGTGCCTGCTCGGGTTGTGGCATCTCCCCGATGACGATCCAGGCGATCAAGACCCGCATGACCAAGGAGATCCCCGAGATCACCGAAGTCGTCGCCCGAACCGGGATGGAACAGCAGGAAGGCATGGCCGGCGGCAGCGACGGCATGAGCCCCTCCTTCCCCGGGGAATCGCGTGGCGGCGACGTCACCGACGACGACGAAGGCCCCGAAGCGCCGTTCTGA